The following are encoded together in the Candidatus Cloacimonas sp. genome:
- the rpsL gene encoding 30S ribosomal protein S12, with amino-acid sequence MPTINQLVRKGRADVEKKRKNRALMECPQRRGVCTRVYTTTPKKPNSALRKVARVRLVNGFEITAYIPGEGHNLQEHSIVLVRGGRVKDLPGVRYHIVRGALDSAGVEKRERSRSKYGTKRPKAKTGK; translated from the coding sequence GTGCCAACAATTAACCAATTAGTCCGCAAGGGCAGAGCTGATGTTGAAAAGAAAAGAAAAAACAGGGCGCTAATGGAATGTCCGCAAAGGCGCGGAGTTTGTACTCGTGTTTACACTACTACGCCCAAAAAACCTAATTCAGCTCTCAGAAAAGTTGCTCGTGTCCGTTTAGTTAACGGATTTGAAATTACCGCTTATATTCCCGGAGAAGGGCATAATTTGCAAGAACACTCTATCGTTTTAGTCCGCGGAGGACGAGTTAAAGACCTTCCCGGTGTGCGTTATCATATTGTGCGTGGAGCTCTTGATTCAGCAGGAGTAGAAAAACGCGAAAGATCCCGTTCCAAATATGGAACCAAACGGCCTAAAGCCAAAACGGGAAAGTAA
- the rpoC gene encoding DNA-directed RNA polymerase subunit beta', producing the protein MLKENKREIKPNEYDAVRIKIASPDVIRHEWSHGEVTKPDTLNYRTLKPEKDGLFCERIFGPERDYECACGKYKKKRFQGTVCDRCGVLVTSSRVRRTRMGHIDLAVPIAHIWFVKSAPSKIGTLLDMTVKDLERVLYYESFIVIDPGDSPFEKMELLEVDEYYEIKDKVGDNFLALMGGEAVRELLKRINLKNEALDLRTRLKFEESALRKQKLINKLKIVDAFIKSGNRPEDMILEALPVLPPTLRPLVPLEGGRFATADFNDLYRRVITRNNRLKALLEIRAPEVILRNEKRMLQEAVDALIDNSRKARPVRGRGNRPLKSLTDQLKGKQGRFRQNLLGKRVDYSGRSVITVGPELKLYQCGLPKEMAVELFKPYLIEKLQKMGEVDKVKNAKKLIEKKQPEIWSILEEVIKDYPVLLNRAPTLHRLGIQAFMPILTDNKAIQLHPMVCVPFNADFDGDQMGVYIPLSLESQIEARVLMLSTRNLLLPANGRLAMAANQDIVLGCYYLTMEETPPPKEIEKLRHFYGPDEVIAAYEHEEQFCSAKGDAVYQRALDLHTWIRVKLESEYIITTVGRIIFNQIMPPEVGFQNIVYDKGKLNDLAMLCYDAVGQWRTAQILDQIKELGFRYATRAGVTFSFGDIVVPERKTEIINKAEEEVKKINDLHQKGGITENERFGRVVDQWKKTTVRVTDEMMEELSKTGKGLNSIYMMYKSGARGSKDQIKQLGGMRGLMDKPTKIGSAGGGDVIETPIKSNFKEGLTVLEYFVSTHGARKGLADTALKTADAGYLTRRLVDVAQNAIITGDDCGTTRGVNMTALKEGNEIVQTLAERIQGRTAVDDIVSPITGRVLVAAGEEISNKMARTIQNHGLISVHVRSILTCEAEKGICAKCYGRNLATQKPALIGDPVGIIAAQSIGEPGTQLTLRTFHIGGAASTTTELAEVVATHDGIVKFDRMNTVTNPENQLISVSHLGKILILEENDPDNVLEEFKVEYAATVHVRDGQKVAIDTKLLSWDPFNNPLISTARGVLHYENFIKDITFKEEYNDITMARELTIIESKDRRKQPQFRIVGEDGTVRLIPLPTGLIVRVEDGSFVHTGDILGQTSRMTIKQRDITGGLPRVQELFEARVPKDKAKISDIDGIVTIGGLKKTGRDIFVTPANGLFAPFDSKVSVYYDEDKNQYIALLSDKTVYSENDGKVTITQESKKTIIQVAKRGQKPVQYTVPKSMEILVTEGESVKKGTPLCGKIFAVPPEQESIVEMGDSVSMHQPLAGRKYIIPSGKRIIVHQGDYVESGDALSDGPLDPHDMLVKGVIEAQILILNEIQEIYRKQGVKIDDKHVSVIIRQMFKKVRITDSGSTSFLQGDIVDKVLVEKENREAIEFGKTPAQFEQLLLGITKTALLTESWLSAASFQETTKVLTKAAIEGRIDHLEGLKESIIIGHRIPVGTGTKLYNNMIKQAVNEGKSVAQIINEFAHRSEQEEGGDYLDF; encoded by the coding sequence ATGTTAAAAGAAAATAAACGCGAAATTAAGCCCAATGAATATGATGCAGTGCGTATCAAGATTGCCTCCCCTGATGTAATCAGGCATGAATGGTCACACGGAGAAGTTACTAAACCCGATACCTTGAACTACCGGACTCTCAAACCTGAGAAGGACGGTTTGTTTTGTGAGAGAATATTTGGTCCCGAACGAGATTATGAATGCGCCTGCGGAAAATATAAAAAGAAAAGGTTTCAGGGCACTGTTTGTGATCGCTGCGGTGTTCTCGTAACAAGTTCCAGGGTGCGTAGAACCCGCATGGGACATATAGATTTGGCAGTTCCCATTGCCCATATCTGGTTTGTGAAAAGTGCCCCCAGCAAAATTGGCACCCTATTGGATATGACGGTTAAAGACCTGGAAAGAGTTCTTTATTACGAATCCTTCATTGTTATTGACCCGGGAGACAGTCCCTTTGAAAAGATGGAACTGCTGGAAGTGGATGAGTATTATGAAATTAAGGATAAAGTGGGAGATAACTTTCTGGCTTTAATGGGGGGTGAAGCAGTTCGGGAATTGCTGAAACGCATAAACCTGAAAAATGAAGCGCTGGACCTCAGAACCCGGCTTAAATTTGAAGAATCGGCTTTGCGTAAGCAGAAGTTAATCAATAAACTGAAAATAGTGGATGCCTTCATAAAAAGCGGCAATCGTCCCGAAGATATGATTTTAGAAGCATTGCCTGTGCTTCCTCCAACATTAAGACCTTTGGTTCCTTTGGAAGGTGGACGCTTTGCCACTGCTGATTTTAATGATTTATACCGAAGAGTTATTACCCGAAACAACCGTCTGAAAGCATTACTGGAAATCCGTGCCCCGGAAGTTATTCTTCGCAATGAAAAAAGAATGCTGCAAGAAGCAGTAGATGCTTTAATTGATAATAGCAGAAAAGCTCGTCCCGTTAGAGGCAGAGGTAATAGGCCCTTAAAGTCGCTTACAGACCAGTTGAAAGGTAAGCAAGGCCGTTTTCGTCAAAACCTGTTAGGTAAGCGAGTGGATTATTCCGGACGCAGCGTAATTACTGTAGGACCGGAGCTAAAGCTTTATCAGTGTGGTCTTCCCAAAGAAATGGCAGTGGAACTTTTCAAACCCTACCTGATTGAAAAACTGCAAAAAATGGGAGAAGTGGATAAAGTTAAAAATGCCAAAAAACTGATAGAGAAAAAACAACCCGAAATTTGGTCTATTCTGGAAGAAGTAATTAAGGATTATCCCGTTTTGCTAAACCGGGCTCCTACTCTTCACCGCTTGGGAATTCAGGCATTTATGCCTATTTTAACGGATAATAAAGCCATCCAGTTACATCCTATGGTCTGCGTTCCTTTCAATGCTGATTTTGACGGAGACCAAATGGGTGTTTATATACCCCTTTCTCTGGAATCTCAAATTGAAGCCAGAGTCCTGATGCTTTCTACACGCAATTTGTTGTTGCCGGCTAATGGAAGATTGGCGATGGCGGCTAATCAGGATATTGTTTTGGGCTGTTATTATTTAACAATGGAAGAAACACCTCCTCCCAAAGAGATAGAAAAACTTCGCCATTTCTATGGTCCTGATGAAGTTATTGCCGCCTACGAACACGAAGAACAGTTTTGCAGCGCTAAAGGTGATGCTGTTTATCAAAGAGCTTTAGACCTGCATACCTGGATTAGGGTAAAGCTGGAATCAGAATATATTATCACCACTGTCGGAAGAATTATATTCAATCAGATTATGCCTCCGGAAGTGGGATTTCAGAATATCGTTTATGATAAAGGCAAGCTTAACGACCTGGCTATGCTTTGTTATGATGCCGTTGGCCAATGGCGAACAGCTCAAATTCTGGATCAGATCAAAGAACTGGGTTTCCGCTATGCCACAAGGGCTGGAGTTACTTTCAGTTTTGGTGATATTGTTGTTCCTGAACGCAAAACGGAAATTATTAACAAAGCAGAAGAGGAAGTGAAGAAGATAAATGACCTGCACCAGAAAGGCGGAATTACTGAAAATGAGCGTTTCGGCAGAGTGGTTGACCAATGGAAAAAAACAACCGTGCGCGTAACTGACGAAATGATGGAAGAACTCTCCAAAACCGGTAAGGGCTTAAATTCTATTTATATGATGTATAAATCTGGGGCTCGCGGTAGTAAAGACCAAATTAAACAATTGGGTGGAATGCGCGGTTTGATGGATAAACCGACTAAAATCGGTTCTGCTGGTGGTGGAGATGTTATTGAAACCCCTATTAAAAGTAATTTTAAAGAAGGACTAACCGTTCTGGAATACTTTGTTTCCACTCACGGAGCAAGAAAAGGTTTGGCTGATACTGCATTAAAAACAGCCGATGCAGGTTATTTAACCCGACGCTTGGTAGATGTAGCACAAAATGCCATCATTACAGGTGATGATTGTGGAACTACCAGAGGGGTGAATATGACCGCTTTGAAAGAAGGCAACGAAATTGTGCAGACCCTGGCAGAACGCATCCAGGGCAGAACAGCTGTGGACGATATTGTTAGTCCTATAACCGGTAGAGTTTTAGTTGCCGCGGGTGAAGAAATAAGTAATAAAATGGCTCGGACGATTCAAAATCACGGTTTAATTTCTGTTCATGTCCGCAGTATTCTAACCTGCGAAGCCGAAAAAGGAATTTGCGCCAAGTGCTACGGCAGAAATTTGGCTACTCAGAAACCTGCTCTGATTGGAGACCCGGTTGGGATAATTGCTGCTCAGAGCATTGGAGAGCCGGGAACACAATTAACCCTTAGAACTTTCCACATCGGTGGCGCAGCTTCCACTACCACTGAATTGGCAGAAGTGGTAGCTACCCATGACGGAATTGTGAAGTTTGACAGGATGAACACTGTTACCAATCCTGAAAATCAGCTTATTTCCGTAAGCCATTTAGGCAAGATTCTAATTCTGGAAGAAAATGACCCGGATAATGTGCTGGAAGAATTTAAAGTGGAATATGCCGCAACTGTCCATGTGCGCGATGGACAAAAAGTTGCCATAGATACTAAACTCCTGTCCTGGGATCCGTTCAATAATCCTCTTATTTCTACTGCAAGAGGTGTTCTACACTATGAAAACTTTATTAAGGACATCACCTTCAAAGAGGAATATAATGATATTACTATGGCAAGAGAGCTAACCATCATTGAATCCAAAGACCGTAGAAAACAGCCCCAATTCAGAATTGTTGGAGAAGATGGCACGGTGCGTTTGATTCCTTTGCCTACAGGGCTTATCGTGCGCGTGGAAGATGGCAGTTTTGTTCATACCGGTGATATTTTAGGTCAGACCTCCAGAATGACCATTAAGCAAAGAGATATCACAGGTGGTTTGCCCAGAGTGCAGGAACTTTTTGAGGCAAGAGTTCCCAAAGATAAAGCTAAAATATCAGATATAGATGGAATTGTAACTATTGGCGGTTTGAAAAAGACCGGTCGTGATATTTTTGTTACACCTGCTAATGGTCTTTTTGCTCCCTTTGACAGCAAGGTCTCAGTATATTATGATGAAGATAAAAATCAGTATATAGCTTTGCTTTCCGATAAAACCGTTTACAGCGAAAACGACGGAAAAGTAACTATTACCCAGGAAAGCAAGAAGACAATTATCCAAGTAGCTAAACGGGGGCAAAAACCGGTTCAATATACTGTACCCAAGAGTATGGAAATTTTGGTTACAGAAGGAGAATCGGTTAAAAAAGGAACTCCTTTATGCGGCAAAATATTCGCCGTTCCCCCGGAACAGGAAAGCATCGTAGAAATGGGTGACAGCGTTTCTATGCATCAACCTTTAGCCGGCAGAAAGTATATTATTCCTTCCGGAAAAAGAATTATCGTGCACCAAGGTGACTATGTGGAAAGCGGAGATGCTTTATCAGACGGTCCCTTAGACCCTCATGATATGCTGGTTAAAGGAGTGATAGAAGCCCAAATCCTCATCCTTAATGAAATTCAGGAAATCTATCGGAAACAAGGGGTGAAAATAGACGATAAACATGTTAGCGTCATCATCCGTCAAATGTTCAAAAAAGTGCGTATTACCGATAGCGGCAGCACCAGTTTTCTGCAAGGTGATATTGTAGATAAAGTTCTGGTGGAAAAAGAAAACCGTGAGGCAATTGAATTCGGTAAAACACCTGCTCAATTTGAACAACTGCTTTTAGGAATCACAAAGACGGCTCTGCTAACAGAAAGCTGGCTTTCTGCGGCTTCTTTCCAGGAAACCACAAAGGTGCTTACTAAGGCAGCTATTGAAGGACGCATTGACCATCTTGAGGGCTTGAAGGAAAGCATCATTATCGGTCACAGAATCCCTGTTGGAACAGGAACCAAACTATATAATAATATGATTAAGCAAGCAGTGAATGAAGGTAAATCCGTAGCCCAAATTATTAACGAATTCGCTCATCGTTCCGAACAAGAAGAAGGCGGAGATTACCTTGATTTTTAA
- the rpsG gene encoding 30S ribosomal protein S7, with protein MPRKRKAVVREVLPDPKYNDITVTKFMNCLMKKGKKSIAEKIVYGAFDIIAEKTKADPLEVFKIALENVRPLVKVVSRRVGGSSYQIPLEVNERNGRALAFRWLISYARARSEKTMTEKLAAELIAAYKKEGASIKKREDTHKMAEANKAFAHLRW; from the coding sequence ATGCCCAGAAAGCGCAAAGCTGTTGTCCGGGAAGTTCTTCCCGATCCCAAATATAATGATATCACTGTTACCAAGTTTATGAACTGCCTGATGAAAAAAGGCAAAAAAAGCATTGCAGAAAAGATTGTTTACGGTGCTTTTGATATCATTGCTGAGAAAACCAAAGCAGATCCCTTGGAGGTCTTTAAAATCGCTTTGGAAAATGTGCGTCCCTTAGTAAAAGTTGTTTCCCGACGCGTTGGCGGTTCCAGCTATCAAATCCCGCTTGAGGTTAACGAACGAAATGGCAGAGCATTAGCTTTCCGTTGGTTAATTTCCTATGCGAGAGCCAGAAGCGAAAAAACTATGACCGAAAAACTTGCTGCCGAGCTAATTGCCGCTTATAAAAAAGAAGGTGCTTCCATTAAAAAACGGGAAGATACTCACAAAATGGCAGAGGCAAATAAAGCATTTGCTCATCTCAGGTGGTAA